The Allochromatium tepidum genome has a window encoding:
- a CDS encoding putative bifunctional diguanylate cyclase/phosphodiesterase, with protein MSLPATMPDHDEHHARNDTVDLDVWRGSEHSMALYADIFAALPDPIALVDRGCRLLAANPAFLAAIALEPGASTGRPFMELCGASALTTLVYRHLGTCLDQEQAIVEDWLETTDSGIRREHEVRLRPCRDAQGGVGGIVIELRDVTAIREAERRLLQSAAVYAATSEGVLITDPEGIVVAVNAAFTQITGYSEAEILGRKPSLLNAQWHSRGFFVSLWRRLLRQGSWQGEIWNRRKNGEIYRQRLTIRRVLDPRGKPVNFVGLFAERTASSSTPRLAEHLIHYDALTKLPNRLLFESRLDHAIELGRRKESPLALFIVDLDHFSHINASLGYQIGDDLLRAIGLRLRETIRPSDTLARLRADQFALLFEEIDETEEVVLIANRLKMLMSAPVWIRGHQLHVNLSIGIAVSTELREDRRALMANAESALRQVKRQGRNGFKILASAPDQVAREHQRLLDRLRAALGTPELQLHYRPGMDMSTETFDSVTVSIHWESPELGVITQERLLPLAEESGLILELGDWMLTQACRQLQDWIDRRLKIKRLVVEIGEVQLTRGDLARTLAQRLEDYPAAATRLDLEFSERLLVKHREQIAEVFQGLNELGVGICLGEVGIGWTAPAVLQRLPIRTLKIHSSFIEALPDAHHELAVVEALIAMAQALGLEIRADGVRTKEQQYQLLSIGCLKAQGDLFGEPLSAAQFESWLDPQPVPKKPAPLGN; from the coding sequence ATGTCACTGCCTGCCACGATGCCCGATCACGACGAACACCACGCGCGAAACGATACGGTCGATCTCGACGTCTGGCGCGGCAGCGAGCACTCCATGGCGCTCTACGCGGACATCTTCGCGGCCCTGCCCGATCCCATCGCCCTAGTCGACCGCGGCTGCCGGCTGCTGGCGGCCAACCCGGCCTTTCTCGCCGCCATCGCCCTTGAACCGGGCGCATCGACCGGACGCCCCTTCATGGAACTGTGCGGGGCAAGTGCGTTGACGACCCTGGTCTACCGCCATCTCGGAACCTGTCTGGATCAGGAGCAAGCCATCGTCGAGGATTGGCTCGAAACCACCGACAGCGGTATCCGGCGCGAGCATGAGGTCCGATTGCGTCCGTGTCGCGACGCTCAGGGCGGCGTCGGCGGGATCGTCATCGAGTTACGCGACGTGACGGCCATACGCGAGGCCGAGCGCCGGTTGCTGCAATCGGCCGCCGTCTATGCGGCCACTTCGGAGGGTGTCCTGATCACGGACCCCGAGGGCATCGTGGTCGCGGTCAACGCCGCCTTCACCCAGATCACCGGCTATTCGGAAGCCGAGATCCTGGGCCGTAAGCCGAGCCTGCTCAACGCGCAATGGCACAGCCGGGGATTCTTCGTCAGCCTGTGGCGACGCCTGCTCAGACAGGGCTCCTGGCAGGGCGAGATCTGGAACAGGCGCAAGAACGGCGAGATCTACCGTCAGCGCCTGACCATCCGGCGCGTACTCGACCCGCGCGGCAAACCGGTCAACTTCGTCGGTCTCTTCGCCGAGCGCACGGCCTCCTCCAGCACGCCGCGGCTGGCCGAACACCTCATCCACTACGATGCCCTGACCAAGCTGCCCAACCGTCTGCTGTTCGAGTCGCGCCTGGATCATGCCATCGAACTCGGTCGGCGCAAGGAGTCGCCCCTGGCGCTGTTCATCGTCGATCTGGATCATTTCTCGCACATCAACGCCAGTCTCGGTTATCAGATCGGCGACGATCTGTTGCGCGCCATCGGACTCAGGCTGCGTGAGACGATCCGTCCATCCGACACCCTGGCCCGATTGCGCGCCGATCAGTTCGCGCTCCTGTTCGAGGAGATCGATGAGACCGAGGAGGTGGTACTCATCGCCAACCGGCTCAAGATGCTCATGAGCGCGCCCGTTTGGATCCGCGGCCATCAACTGCACGTCAATCTCAGCATCGGCATCGCCGTGAGCACAGAACTGCGCGAGGATCGTCGGGCGCTCATGGCCAATGCCGAATCCGCGCTCAGACAGGTCAAGCGCCAGGGACGCAATGGCTTCAAGATCCTGGCGAGCGCGCCGGATCAGGTCGCGCGCGAGCACCAGCGCCTGCTCGACCGGCTGCGCGCGGCACTGGGCACGCCCGAGCTCCAGCTCCATTACCGCCCCGGCATGGACATGAGCACGGAGACCTTCGATTCGGTCACGGTCTCCATCCATTGGGAGTCGCCCGAGCTGGGCGTGATCACACAGGAACGGCTGCTCCCGCTGGCCGAGGAGAGCGGGCTGATCCTGGAGTTGGGTGACTGGATGCTCACCCAGGCCTGCCGGCAGCTCCAGGACTGGATCGACCGCAGGCTGAAGATCAAGCGCCTCGTCGTCGAGATCGGCGAGGTGCAGCTCACGCGCGGGGATCTGGCACGGACGCTGGCCCAGCGCCTGGAGGACTATCCGGCGGCCGCCACGCGCCTGGATCTGGAGTTCAGCGAGCGCCTGCTCGTCAAGCATCGCGAACAGATCGCCGAGGTCTTCCAGGGGTTGAACGAGCTGGGCGTCGGGATCTGTCTGGGGGAGGTCGGCATCGGCTGGACCGCGCCGGCGGTGCTGCAACGGCTCCCGATCCGCACGCTCAAGATCCATTCGAGCTTCATCGAGGCCCTGCCCGATGCCCATCACGAGCTGGCCGTGGTCGAGGCGCTGATCGCCATGGCGCAGGCGCTGGGGCTGGAGATCCGTGCCGATGGCGTGCGTACCAAGGAGCAGCAGTATCAACTGCTCAGCATCGGCTGTCTCAAGGCCCAGGGGGATCTGTTCGGCGAGCCGCTGAGCGCGGCCCAGTTCGAATCCTGGCTCGATCCCCAGCCGGTGCCGAAAAAACCCGCGCCGCTCGGCAATTGA